The window CTCTCCAGCCTTGAGGATCTCTCCCCGGCAAGCACCGTCGTGCTGATGATGGAGGTGTGGGACGAGGCGACCTACGTGAAGCACCACAAGCAGAAGATCGTGCTCATTTTTTCGGCAATGCGCCATTTTGCCGATGAGCTGCGCGCCGAAGGCTGGCAGGTCGATTACATCGCCCTCGACGATCCCGAGAACACCGGCAGCTTCACCGGCGAGGTCGCTCGCGCGGTGGAGCGCCACGCGCCGTCCGAAATCCGCGTCACCGAAAGCGGCGAATGGCGCGTTCACGAAGCCATGCTCGAATGGGAGGGCCGCCTCCCCTGCCCCGTCCGGATCCTTCCCGACACGCGCTTCATCGCCACGCATGTCGAATTTCGCGCCTTTGCCGAAGATCGCAAGCATCTGACGATGGAGTATTTCTACCGCGACATGCGCCGGAAGACGGGGGTGCTGATGGACGGGGACAAGCCGCTGACCGGCATCTGGAACTTGGACGCGGAAAACCGCCAGCCGCCCAAGGAAGGCCTGCGCGCACCGCCCACCCCGAAATTCGCTCCCGATGCGATCACGCGCGCGGTGATCGCGCTGGTTGGCAAGCGCTTTGCCGATCACTTCGGCGATCTCGAACCCTTCGGCTGGCCCGTCACCCGCAAACAGGCGCTGGAGGCTGCCGATGCCTTCTTCGCGCGGCGGCTCGAACTGTTCGGGCCCTATCAGGACGCGATGGTTCACCGCGAGGATGACTTGTATCATTCGATGCTGTCGACCAGCATCAATATCGGGCTGCTGCTCCCGCTCGAACTGTGCGAACGCGCCGAGGCTGCCTTTAAATCGGGCAGGGCTCCGTTGAATTCCGTAGAAGGCTTCATCCGCCAGATCATCGGGTGGCGCGAATATGTGCGCGGGTTCTATTGGCACCAGATGCCCGGGCTTGCAGAGGCGAACGAACTGGGCGCGCACCGCCCGCTGCCCGAGTTTTTCTGGACCGGCGAGACCGACATGCGCTGCCTGTCGGACTGCATCCGCACCACGCGCGAGGATGCCCACGCGCACCATATCCAGCGGTTGATGGTGCTCGGCAATTTCTGTCTGATCGCGGGCATCGATCCGCGCCAAGTCGCCGACTGGTATCTGGTGGTCTATGCCGATGCCTTCGAATGGGTGGAATTGCCCAATGTGGCCGGCATGATCCTTTACGCCGATGGCGGCCGGCTGGCGACCAAGCCCTATGCGGCATCCGGCAACTACATCAACAAGATGAGCAATTACTGCAAGGGCTGCCGCTACAAGGTGTCGCAGAAGACCGGGCCGGATGCCTGCCCGTTCAATCCGCTTTACTGGCATTTCATGGACGCCAACCGGCAGCGGCTCGAAAGCAATCACCGCATCGGGCGGATCTACGCCACGTGGGACCGCATGGGCGAGGCCAAGCAGCGCGAATATCTGGAGAGCGCCGAAAAATTCCTCGACAGCCTTGAGCCCGCAAGCAAAGGCTGGGCGCGAAACGCTTAGAGGGAGCCCGAGCCATGCTGACCATCCACCACCTGCGCCTGTCGCAATCCGAACGCATCGTCTGGCTGGCCGAGGAACTGGGGCTGGATTACGAATGCAAGCTCTACACCCGCCGCGCCGACAATCGCCTCGCGCCCGATGAATACAAGGCGCTGCATCCGATGGGGATTGCGCCGGTCATCAATGATGGCGACCTGACGCTGGGCGAAAGCGGCGCGATCATGGACTATCTCGTCGCGAAATACGCGCCCGATACGCCGCTGGTGCCAAAGCTCGGCCACCCCGATTACACCGACCACCTGTTCTTCTATCACTGGGCCAACGCAACCTTCATGACCAACGGCATGATGGCGCTCGTCGCGCAGTTCATGGGCGCGAAGGAATTGCCGCCCTTCGTTGCCGACCGGATGCAGAAAAGCTGGGCCCTGATCGAGAAGCGGCTGGGCGAGGCAGAGTATTTCGGCGGCAGCCAGCTTACCACGGCTGACATCATGATGGGCTTCCAGCTCACCACCAGCCGCGCGATGAGCGGAATGGGGATCGACGCGATGCCCAACCTCAAGGCCTATCTGAAGCGGATCGGCGAACGCCCGGCCTATCAGCGCGCGATGGCGACGTGCGAGCCGGGGATGCCGCCGAAGCTGGATTGATCGGTTCGCGGGGGGCTGCGGGGCGAAGTCCGTGCGGCGGTCACGCCCCCTCGCGCCGCAGCAATTCCGCCTTGATCTCCAGCCCATAGGCGTAGCCGCCCAGAGTCCCATCCGCCGCGATTACACGGTGGCAGGGGATCAGCACCGCGACATTGTTCGCGCCGTTCGCGCCGCCCACCGCGCGGCTGGCCTTGGGGTTGCCCAGCGCGGCGGCAAGCTCACCATAGGATCGCGTCGCGCCGTGCGGGATGCGGCGCAGTTCGTCCCAGACGCGCTGCTGGAAGGCGGTGCCGTGAATGTCGAGCGGGATCGCCGCGCTGCTCGCGCCCGGCTGCTCGACCGCGGCGAGCACCTCTGCAAACAGATCGCGGAACCCCTCGCCCGCCGGCAGCAGTTCGGCCTTGGGAAAGCGCGCACGCAATTCGGCCTCGCCTTCGCCAAAGGCAAGGCAGCACACGCCCTTGTCGGTCGCGGCGACCAGCATCGGGCCGAGCGTTGTCGGCAGCACCGCCCAGTGCACCTGCTTGCCCGCCCCGCCCTCGCGCCATTCTCCCGGTTTCATGCCCAGCCTGCCTTTCGTCTCTGCATAGAACTGTTCTGCCCCGCCGTAGCCTGCCTTTGCCACCGCTTCGGTCACGGTTAGCCCCCCGCTCAACCCCTCCCTCACCCGCTCCTCGCGCACCGCGCGTGCATAGGCGGCCGGCGAAAGCCCGACCGTGCGTTTGAACAGGCGCTGGAAGTGCGTCGGCGCGTAGCCGGTGAGATCGCCAAGCTGCGCAAGCGTCATTCCCCCGCGCTCGCGGATCGCCGCGATCGCGGCGATCACGCAGGCTTCTTCGCTGCTCAGGCTGTCGGGAGAGCAGCGCTTGCACGCCCTTAGCCCCGCCTTGACCGCCGCTTGCCCGCTATCATAGAACCGCACGTTCTTCCTCAGCGGCGCCCGCGCAGGGCAGGACGGGCGGCAATAGATCCCGGTCGAATGGACGCCGGTGACGAATTCCCCGTCGTAACGGCGGTCCTTGGCGAGCACCGCCTGCCAGCGCGCATCATCCGAAATGTTCTTGCAATGTTTCACGTGAAACACTGTGCCACAGGCGCGGCGCGCCCGCACCCGGCAAGTTTGCGTTCAATGTTCCGCGGCTGGAAAAAGAGCGTATAAGCCGCGCCATGATCCGGCTTCTTGGCACGCTTGCCCTGCTCCTCACCTTCCTGACCCTGCCGGCCTCGGCCGACCCCGGCGATGTCGATGCGGCCTCGCGCGGCGTGGTGCGGGTGGTGATCATCGGCGAGGAAGGGGGCGAGCCCGTCCCCGTGTCTCACGGCACCGGATTTGCGGTTTCGGCGACCCGGATCGTCACCAATGCGCATGTCGTCAGCGAAGCGGTGCAGGACGATACGCTGCGGATCGGGATCGTCCCGTCCGAAGGCGAAGGCGGCGCCTTTGCGCGGCTGATCGCGGTCAGCCCGCGCAACGATCTGGCGCTGCTCGAAATCGCCAAGGGCTCGCTGCGCCTCCCCCCGCTCGCGCTGGCAGCGGGGGTGAGCCGCGATCTGGGCGAAGTGTCGGCGGTGGGCTATCCGATGAATGTCGATCTGGCCCAAGGGCTCGACATCGCCGACATCTTCCGCGCGCAGCCCCCGGTCAAATCGCGCGGTTTTGTCTCGGGGGAACGGCCGAGCCGGCAGTTCGACACGATCCTCCACACCGCCCCCATCGCGCGCGGCAATTCGGGCGGGCCGCTGCTCGATCCGTGCGGGCGGGTAATCGGGGTCAATTCGTTCAGTTCGGATTCGGCCGGCGGGGACGCGGAATTCTTCTTCGCGGTCTCCTTGCGCGAATTGCTGCCGTTTCTGCGCAGCAACGGGGTCGAGCCCGTCACCAACGCGATGCCGTGCCGCTCGATCGACGAATTGAACGCCGAAGAACGCGAACGCATCGAGGCGCAGCAAAACGAAGCCCGCGCGGCTGTCGCGCAGCGCTCCGAAGCGCTCCGCACGTTGCGCGAAAAAGCGCAGCTGACCGCGCAGATGGAGGTGCTTGAGGCGCGCGAAAACCGCATGGCGCTGGCGCTGATCGCGCTGATCGCGAGCGTCGGCTGCGGCTATGCAGCGGCCGTCTGGCATGGGGATGATGCGCGCCGCACCCACGCACGCATCGCGGCGGGGCTGTCTGCTGGCGCGCTCGTGATTGCGGCGCTGCTATGGTTCACGCGCCCCGGCCTTGACGAGATCGAGGACCGCGTCGCTGCTGCGATAGACAAGGCGCAAGGCAAGGATACGCCCGCCGCGCCCGCTGATGGGGCCGCTGCGGAAGGTGCGCTGATTTGTACGCTGGTTCCCGAGCGCAGCCGGGTGACATCGGGCCGCACCGACGATGTCGCATTGGAATGGTCAGCCGATGGGTGCGTCAACGGGCGCACCCAATACGGGCTTGCCGGGGCCGGCCAGTGGTCGCGCGTGTTCGCCGCGCAGGACGATGCGGCGATTGCGGTCAACACCTTCGATCCGGCCACGCGCACGCTGCGTTCGGACCGCTATCTGCTGGGACAGGCCGCGCTGGCACAGGCGCGCGCCGCGCGCGCGGCCTATACGCCGCCCGCCTGCGGGGTGAGCGATGCGGCGCGCACGCTGGGCGAGCAGCAATCGGCGCTGATCGCTCAACTGCCCGACCGGCCCAACGAAAGGCTGGTCTACAATTGCTCCGCCAAGGAGGCCGCCAAGTGAGCGGCCGGACCAGACGGCTCGCAGTGATCGCACTGGCGCTGGCTCTGCTTGTCGGGGCATGGCTGGGCCTGCGCTATCTCGACTGGCAGGTTTCGGACGCCGCGCGCAGCGAGCCGCAGCGAAGCGCGCAATCTTCGCACTTGCACAATTCCGACCCCTCGCGACTTGCAGGAACCGGAATCAATTGCTAGGCGCGCGCCAGCTTTGAAGGGTCGCCCTTGTGCGCGCTCCCGACCCAAGGCCCAAGCAAGACCCCTTACGAGTTTTCCGAGAGGACGAGACGCGCGTGGATATTTCCGCCGGTATCAAGGCTAGCCTGGCTGGACGCTATGCCTCGGCCCTGTTCGATCTGGCTGCCGAACATGGCAAGGTGACTGCGGTCGAGAAGGATCTCGAAACGCTGGGCGCTGCCTTGCGCGAATCGGCCGATCTGACTGCGCTGACCACCAACCCCGAACTTGGCCGCGATGCCGCGGGCAAGGCGATGGCAGGCGTGGCGCAGACGCTGGGCCTCAGCGACCTTACCACCAATTTCCTCGGCGTGCTTTCGGGCAACCGCCGTCTGGGCAAGATCCCTGCGATCATCGTCGCGTTCAAGGCGATCGCCGCCGCCCAGCGCGGCGAAGTGACCGCGACCGTGACCAGCGCCCACCCCCTGAGCGACGATCAGATCGCCGCTCTGAAGACCAAGCTGACGGCGCGCGAAGGGCGCACCGTCATGCTCACCGCCTCGGTCGATCCCGACCTCCTGGGCGGCCTTGTCGTCACCATCGGATCGCAGCGCATTGATGCCTCGATCCGCACCCGTCTCAACTCGCTTGCCCAAGCCATGAAGGCCTGAAGGACATAAACATGGAAATCCGCGCCGCAGAAATCTCGAAGGTCATCAAGGACCAGATCGCCAATTTCGGCACCGAGGCCGAAGTCAGCGAAACCGGCACCGTGCTGTCGGTGGGTGACGGGATCGCCCGTATCCACGGCCTCGATCAGGTGCAGGCCGGCGAGATGGTCGAATTCGCCAACGGCGTGCAGGGCATGGCGCTCAACCTCGAAGCCGATAACGTCGGCGTCGTGATCTTCGGCTCGGACGCCGAAATCAAGGAAGGCGATGTCGTCAAGCGCACCGGCACCATCGTCGACGTGCCGGTCGGCAAGGGCCTGCTTGGCCGCGTGGTCGATGCGCTCGGCAACCCGATCGACGGCAAGGGCCCGATTGTTGCCGAAAAGCGCAGCCGGGTCGAAGTGAAGGCACCGGGCATCATCCCGCGCGAATCCGTGTCCGAGCCCGTGCAGACCGGCCTCAAGGCGGTCGACGCGCTGGTTCCCGTGGGCCGTGGTCAGCGCGAGCTGATCATCGGCGACCGCCAGACCGGCAAGACCGCCGTCGCGATCGACACCTTCATCAACCAGAAGGAAGCCAACGCCGGCGACGACGAAGGCAAGAAGCTTTACTGCGTCTATGTCGCGATCGGCCAGAAGCGTTCGACCGTGGCGCAGATCGTCAAGCAGCTCGAAGAAAACGGCGCGATGGAATATTCGATCGTCGTCGCCGCGACCGCTTCGGAGCCCGCCCCGCTGCAATATCTCGCGCCCTACACCGGCTGCGCGATGGGTGAATTCTTCCGCGACAACGGCATGCACGCCGTGATCGTTTACGACGACCTTTCCAAGCAGGCCGTCGCCTATCGCCAGATGTCGCTGCTGCTGCGTCGTCCTCCGGGCCGCGAAGCTTACCCGGGCGACGTGTTTTATCTCCACAGCCGCCTGCTCGAGCGCGCCGCGAAGATGAACGCCGAAAACGGCCACGGCTCGCTGACCGCGCTGCCGATCATCGAAACCCAGGCCGGCGACGTGTCGGCCTACATTCCGACCAACGTGATCTCGATCACCGACGGCCAGATCTTCCTTGAAACCGGCCTGTTCTATCAAGGCATCCGTCCGGCGATCAACGTCGGCCTGTCGGTGTCGCGTGTGGGCGGTGCCGCGCAGACCAAGGCGATGAAGAAGGTGTCGGGCTCGATGAAGCTCGATCTTGCGCAGTACCGCGAAATGGCGGCCTTCGCGCAGTTCGGCTCGGACCTCGATGCATCGACCCAGAAGCTGCTCAACCGCGGTGCCCGCCTGACCGAGCTTCTGAAGCAGAAGCAGTTCTCGCCGATGCCCTTCGAAGAGCAGACTGTTTCGATCTTCGCCGGCACCAACGGCTATATCGACAACGTCGCCGTGAACCGCGTGGGCGAATACGAGAGCCAGATGCTCGACTACATGCGCCGCGAACACGGCAGCGTGCTGTCGGAAATCCGCAGCTCGAAGAAGTTCGAAGGCGAAGTCGCCGACAAGACCAAGGCTGCGCTCGAAGCATTCGGCAAGCAGTTCGCTTAAGGACAACCCCCAGTGCCCTCACTCAAGGAACTGAAAGGTCGGATCAACTCGGTCAAGTCGACCCAGAAGATCACCAAGGCCAAGCAGATGGTCGCAGCCGCAAAGCTGCGCCGCGCGCAGGCCGCGGCCGAAGCCGGGCGGCCCTATGCCCAGCGGCTTTCGGCCGTGATGGCATCGCTTGCGGGCAAGGTGTCGGGCTCTGCCGCACCGCGCCTGCTGGCCGGCACCGGCGCTGACAGCAAGCACCTGCTCGTGGTGGTCAACACCGACAAGGGCCTGTGCGGCGGTTTGAACTCGAACATCGTCAAGGCCGCCAAGATCAAGGCGCGCGAGCTTCAGGCCGCAGGCAAGACGGTCGAGTTCTACCTTGTCGGCAAGAAGGGCCGCGCGCCGTTGAAGCGCGAGTTTCCGACGCTGATCGGTGACGGCTTCGACACCAGCGGCGCCAAGACCCCGGGCTTTGCCGAGGCAGAAGCGATCGCGAACGAATTGATCGCGATGTATGACGCGGGCAAGTTCGACGTCGCGCACCTCGTCTACCCGACCTTCAAGTCGGCCTTGGCGCAGGACCCGACCGTGAACCAGCTGATCCCCGTCCCCGCCCCGACCAATGCGCTCGCGGCCGACGCCGTGGTCGATTACGAACCGGGCGAGGAGGAAATCCTCGAAGAACTGCTGCCGCGTTACGTGCGCACCCAGCTGTTCGGCGCGCTGCTTGAACGCGAGGCCTCCGAACAGGGCGCCTCGATGACCGCGATGGACAACGCCACGCGCAACGCTGGCGAGCTAATTCAGAAGCTGACCATCCAGTACAACCGCAGCCGTCAGGCCGCGATCACCACCGAACTCATCGAAATCATCGCGGGCGCTGAAGCGCTCTAATCGAAGGCTAAGGAACGAAACATGGCCACCGCCCCCGCTCTCAACCAGACCACCAACGGCACGATCAGCCAGGTCATCGGCGCCGTCGTCGACGTCCAGTTCCCCGGTGAACTGCCCCCGATCCTGACCGCGCTCGAAACCAAGAATGGCGACAAGACGCTGGTGCTCGAAGTCGCCCAGCACCTCGGTGAAAACACCGTCCGCACGATCGCGATGGACGCCACCGAGGGCCTGACCCGCGGCACCGAAGTCGTCAACACCGGCGCGCAGATCAGCGTTCCCGTCGGCCCCAAGACGCTGGGCCGCATCATGAACGTGATCGGCGAAGCGATCGACGAGCGCGGCCCCATCGGTGCCGAAAGCACCATGCCGATCCACGCCGACGCTCCGCTGTTCATGGACCAATCGACCGACGCGGCGATCCTCGTCACCGGCATCAAGGTGATCGACCTCCTCGCCCCCTATGCGCGCGGCGGCAAGATCGGCCTGTTCGGCGGTGCTGGCGTGGGCAAGACCGTGCTCATTCAGGAACTGATCAACAACATCGCCAAGGGCCACGGCGGCGTGTCGGTCTTCGCTGGCGTGGGTGAGCGTACCCGCGAAGGCAACGATCTTTATCACGAATTCCTCGACGCCGGCGTTATCGCCAAGGACGCCGATGGCAACGCGACCTCGGAAGGCTCCAAGGTTGCGCTCGTGTTCGGCCAGATGAACGAGCCCCCGGGCGCCCGCGCCCGCGTCGCGCTGTCGGGCCTGACGATGGCGGAATATTTCCGCGACGTCGAAGGCCAGGACGTATTGTTCTTCGTCGACAACATCTTCCGCTTCACCCAGGCCGGTTCGGAAGTGTCGGCGCTGCTCGGCCGTATTCCTTCGGCAGTGGGCTACCAGCCGACGCTGGCCACCGACATGGGCAAGCTGCAGGAACGCATCACCTCGACCACCAAGGGTTCGATCACCTCGGTGCAGGCGATCTACGTTCCCGCGGACGACTTGACCGACCCGGCGCCGGCCGCCTCCTTCGCTCACCTTGACGCGACCACGACGCTGAACCGTGCGATTTCGGAACTCGGCATCTACCCCGCGGTCGACCCGCTCGACTCCACCTCGCGCGTGCTCGAACCGCGCGTTGTCGGTGCGGAGCACTACGAAACCGCCCGCCGCGTTCAGGAAACGCTGCAGAAGTACAAGAGCCTGCAGGACATCATCGCCATTCTCGGGATGGATGAACTGTCGGAAGAGGACAAGACGATCGTCGCCCGCGCGCGCAAGATCCAGAAGTTCCTCTCGCAGCCCTTCCACGTCGCCGAAGTCTTCACCGGCATTTCGGGCGTCTTCGTGCAGATCGAAGACACCGTGAAGAGCTTCAAGGCAGTCGTCGACGGCGAATATGACCACCTGCCCGAGCAGGCCTTCTACATGGTCGGCGGGATCGACGATGTGGTCGCCAAGGCCAAGAAGATGGCCGAGGAAGCGTAAGGCACCATGCCCCTCCACTTCGAACTCGTCACCCCGGCCAAGCTCGTCCGTTCCGAGGACGTCCACATGGTGGTCGTCCCCGGCACCGAAGGCGAATTCGGCGTGCTTGAAGGCCATGCGCCCTTCATGAGCACGATCCGCGATGGCGCGGTGCAGATCTTCCGTGCTGCTGGCGCGGCGCCCGAGATCATCCAGGTGCGCGGCGGCTTTGCCGAGGTCAATGAAAAGGGCCTCACCGTGCTCGCGGAGCATGTCGAGGGATAATCCCCCGGCCAATCGACGAACAACCAATCAGGGCGGGCCAATGGCTCGCCCTTTTTGCGTCTATCCCCTTCACATTGCGCTCCTCTCCCGCCACAACGGCGGCACGCATTCCCCCGAGGAGAGGACGCTTGAAACTTGTCTCGACTTTCGCACTGGCTCTCGCAATGAGCATCGCACCGGCCACTGGCGCTTCGGCGCAGGAAACGCCTGTCCCCGGCATCCCCGGAGCCGAGCAGGATCCCTTCATCTTCCTTGAGGAAGCCCGCAGCCCCGAGGCGCTCGACTGGGTGGCCAAGGAAAACGCGCGCACGCTCGCCGCCTTCGAGGCCGATCCGCGTTATCAGCAGCTGAAGGACGAGGCGCTGGCGATCTTCGACAGCAACGACCGCATTCCCTTCGTCAGCTTCCGCCCCGATGGCCTCTACAATTTCTGGCAGGACAAGACGAACCCCAAGGGGGTAATGCGCCGTACAACGCTGGAGAGCTACCGCACCGCCAACCCGCAGTGGGAAGTGATCCTCGACGTCGATGCGCTCGCCAAGGCGGAGGGCAAGGAGTGGGTCTATCAGGGCTCGACCTGTCTGCCACCCGCCCTGAACCGCTGCATGATCGCGCTCTCGGACGGGGGCGAGGACGCCACGATCCTGCGCGAATTTGACACTGCAACCAAGCAATTCGTCGAAGGCGGCTTCGTGCTCGATGCGAAAAGCCAGGGCGGAGTCGAGTGGGTCGACGAAAACACGCTGCTCGTGAGCCGCGATTTCGGCGGCGGTACGATTACCGAAAGCGAATACCCCTTCACCACCCGCGAATGGAAGCGCGGCACCGCGATTGCGGATGCGCCTGAAATCTTCCGGGGCGATGTGAAGGATGTCTCGTCGGGCGCAACGCTGCTGCGCGACAATGACAGCGTGGTCCATGCGCGCATCGCCTATCGCGGCATCAGCTTCCACGAGCGGCTGTGGTATGTCTGGAAGGACAATGCCTGGCTCCAGCTCGATCTGCCGACCAAGGCGAACCCGGTGGGGATCGTCGATGGCCACATGCTGTTCTCGCCCGATGTCGACTGGACCGTCGATGGCCAGACCTTCCCCGCCGACAGCCTTGTCGCGGCCAATCTGGAAGAATGGAAGGCCAACCCCAACGGCGCGAAGAAGTCTCTGGTTTGGGCCCCGGCCGAC is drawn from Erythrobacter neustonensis and contains these coding sequences:
- a CDS encoding ATP synthase F1 subunit epsilon, which codes for MPLHFELVTPAKLVRSEDVHMVVVPGTEGEFGVLEGHAPFMSTIRDGAVQIFRAAGAAPEIIQVRGGFAEVNEKGLTVLAEHVEG
- a CDS encoding cryptochrome/photolyase family protein codes for the protein MTRPVLVPILGDQLSRSLSSLEDLSPASTVVLMMEVWDEATYVKHHKQKIVLIFSAMRHFADELRAEGWQVDYIALDDPENTGSFTGEVARAVERHAPSEIRVTESGEWRVHEAMLEWEGRLPCPVRILPDTRFIATHVEFRAFAEDRKHLTMEYFYRDMRRKTGVLMDGDKPLTGIWNLDAENRQPPKEGLRAPPTPKFAPDAITRAVIALVGKRFADHFGDLEPFGWPVTRKQALEAADAFFARRLELFGPYQDAMVHREDDLYHSMLSTSINIGLLLPLELCERAEAAFKSGRAPLNSVEGFIRQIIGWREYVRGFYWHQMPGLAEANELGAHRPLPEFFWTGETDMRCLSDCIRTTREDAHAHHIQRLMVLGNFCLIAGIDPRQVADWYLVVYADAFEWVELPNVAGMILYADGGRLATKPYAASGNYINKMSNYCKGCRYKVSQKTGPDACPFNPLYWHFMDANRQRLESNHRIGRIYATWDRMGEAKQREYLESAEKFLDSLEPASKGWARNA
- a CDS encoding F0F1 ATP synthase subunit gamma, which gives rise to MPSLKELKGRINSVKSTQKITKAKQMVAAAKLRRAQAAAEAGRPYAQRLSAVMASLAGKVSGSAAPRLLAGTGADSKHLLVVVNTDKGLCGGLNSNIVKAAKIKARELQAAGKTVEFYLVGKKGRAPLKREFPTLIGDGFDTSGAKTPGFAEAEAIANELIAMYDAGKFDVAHLVYPTFKSALAQDPTVNQLIPVPAPTNALAADAVVDYEPGEEEILEELLPRYVRTQLFGALLEREASEQGASMTAMDNATRNAGELIQKLTIQYNRSRQAAITTELIEIIAGAEAL
- a CDS encoding F0F1 ATP synthase subunit delta codes for the protein MDISAGIKASLAGRYASALFDLAAEHGKVTAVEKDLETLGAALRESADLTALTTNPELGRDAAGKAMAGVAQTLGLSDLTTNFLGVLSGNRRLGKIPAIIVAFKAIAAAQRGEVTATVTSAHPLSDDQIAALKTKLTAREGRTVMLTASVDPDLLGGLVVTIGSQRIDASIRTRLNSLAQAMKA
- the atpA gene encoding F0F1 ATP synthase subunit alpha, whose amino-acid sequence is MEIRAAEISKVIKDQIANFGTEAEVSETGTVLSVGDGIARIHGLDQVQAGEMVEFANGVQGMALNLEADNVGVVIFGSDAEIKEGDVVKRTGTIVDVPVGKGLLGRVVDALGNPIDGKGPIVAEKRSRVEVKAPGIIPRESVSEPVQTGLKAVDALVPVGRGQRELIIGDRQTGKTAVAIDTFINQKEANAGDDEGKKLYCVYVAIGQKRSTVAQIVKQLEENGAMEYSIVVAATASEPAPLQYLAPYTGCAMGEFFRDNGMHAVIVYDDLSKQAVAYRQMSLLLRRPPGREAYPGDVFYLHSRLLERAAKMNAENGHGSLTALPIIETQAGDVSAYIPTNVISITDGQIFLETGLFYQGIRPAINVGLSVSRVGGAAQTKAMKKVSGSMKLDLAQYREMAAFAQFGSDLDASTQKLLNRGARLTELLKQKQFSPMPFEEQTVSIFAGTNGYIDNVAVNRVGEYESQMLDYMRREHGSVLSEIRSSKKFEGEVADKTKAALEAFGKQFA
- a CDS encoding S1 family peptidase, coding for MIRLLGTLALLLTFLTLPASADPGDVDAASRGVVRVVIIGEEGGEPVPVSHGTGFAVSATRIVTNAHVVSEAVQDDTLRIGIVPSEGEGGAFARLIAVSPRNDLALLEIAKGSLRLPPLALAAGVSRDLGEVSAVGYPMNVDLAQGLDIADIFRAQPPVKSRGFVSGERPSRQFDTILHTAPIARGNSGGPLLDPCGRVIGVNSFSSDSAGGDAEFFFAVSLRELLPFLRSNGVEPVTNAMPCRSIDELNAEERERIEAQQNEARAAVAQRSEALRTLREKAQLTAQMEVLEARENRMALALIALIASVGCGYAAAVWHGDDARRTHARIAAGLSAGALVIAALLWFTRPGLDEIEDRVAAAIDKAQGKDTPAAPADGAAAEGALICTLVPERSRVTSGRTDDVALEWSADGCVNGRTQYGLAGAGQWSRVFAAQDDAAIAVNTFDPATRTLRSDRYLLGQAALAQARAARAAYTPPACGVSDAARTLGEQQSALIAQLPDRPNERLVYNCSAKEAAK
- a CDS encoding glutathione S-transferase family protein translates to MLTIHHLRLSQSERIVWLAEELGLDYECKLYTRRADNRLAPDEYKALHPMGIAPVINDGDLTLGESGAIMDYLVAKYAPDTPLVPKLGHPDYTDHLFFYHWANATFMTNGMMALVAQFMGAKELPPFVADRMQKSWALIEKRLGEAEYFGGSQLTTADIMMGFQLTTSRAMSGMGIDAMPNLKAYLKRIGERPAYQRAMATCEPGMPPKLD
- the atpD gene encoding F0F1 ATP synthase subunit beta, coding for MATAPALNQTTNGTISQVIGAVVDVQFPGELPPILTALETKNGDKTLVLEVAQHLGENTVRTIAMDATEGLTRGTEVVNTGAQISVPVGPKTLGRIMNVIGEAIDERGPIGAESTMPIHADAPLFMDQSTDAAILVTGIKVIDLLAPYARGGKIGLFGGAGVGKTVLIQELINNIAKGHGGVSVFAGVGERTREGNDLYHEFLDAGVIAKDADGNATSEGSKVALVFGQMNEPPGARARVALSGLTMAEYFRDVEGQDVLFFVDNIFRFTQAGSEVSALLGRIPSAVGYQPTLATDMGKLQERITSTTKGSITSVQAIYVPADDLTDPAPAASFAHLDATTTLNRAISELGIYPAVDPLDSTSRVLEPRVVGAEHYETARRVQETLQKYKSLQDIIAILGMDELSEEDKTIVARARKIQKFLSQPFHVAEVFTGISGVFVQIEDTVKSFKAVVDGEYDHLPEQAFYMVGGIDDVVAKAKKMAEEA
- the ada gene encoding bifunctional DNA-binding transcriptional regulator/O6-methylguanine-DNA methyltransferase Ada codes for the protein MKHCKNISDDARWQAVLAKDRRYDGEFVTGVHSTGIYCRPSCPARAPLRKNVRFYDSGQAAVKAGLRACKRCSPDSLSSEEACVIAAIAAIRERGGMTLAQLGDLTGYAPTHFQRLFKRTVGLSPAAYARAVREERVREGLSGGLTVTEAVAKAGYGGAEQFYAETKGRLGMKPGEWREGGAGKQVHWAVLPTTLGPMLVAATDKGVCCLAFGEGEAELRARFPKAELLPAGEGFRDLFAEVLAAVEQPGASSAAIPLDIHGTAFQQRVWDELRRIPHGATRSYGELAAALGNPKASRAVGGANGANNVAVLIPCHRVIAADGTLGGYAYGLEIKAELLRREGA